A stretch of the Mycolicibacterium celeriflavum genome encodes the following:
- a CDS encoding cysteine dioxygenase — protein sequence MVAPAVLPSAVPAVSAPTRLRLPDLLFAADRGADDVLTGRYDHLMPVGGPPTDERWFTRLHGDDELDIWLISWAPGRSTELHDHGGSLGALTVVSGALRETRWDGGSLRHRRLSAGDQAAFPLGWVHDVVRAPERAASASVASTLSVHAYSPPLTAMSYYEVTKRKTLRRKRTELTDAPEG from the coding sequence ATGGTCGCCCCTGCAGTCCTGCCCTCTGCCGTGCCGGCAGTTTCCGCGCCGACGCGGCTGCGGTTGCCCGATCTGTTGTTCGCCGCCGACCGCGGTGCCGACGATGTGCTCACCGGTCGCTACGACCACCTGATGCCCGTCGGCGGTCCGCCCACCGACGAGCGGTGGTTCACCCGCCTACACGGTGACGATGAACTCGACATCTGGTTGATCAGCTGGGCGCCGGGCCGGTCGACCGAATTGCACGACCACGGTGGGTCCCTCGGTGCGCTGACTGTCGTGTCCGGCGCACTGCGGGAGACTCGTTGGGACGGTGGGTCTTTGCGGCATCGTCGGCTGTCCGCGGGCGATCAGGCGGCCTTTCCGCTGGGATGGGTGCACGACGTGGTTCGGGCACCCGAGCGTGCCGCCTCAGCTTCGGTCGCGTCGACGCTGAGCGTGCACGCCTATTCGCCGCCGCTCACCGCGATGTCCTACTACGAGGTGACGAAACGGAAGACGTTGCGCCGCAAGCGCACCGAGCTCACAGATGCGCCGGAGGGATGA
- a CDS encoding rhodanese-like domain-containing protein, with translation MSSRIERVLDDARARLRRLPASEVPAALDRGAILVDIRPQAQRAHEGGVLRALVIERNVLEWRCDPTSNARLPQAVDDDVEWVVLCSEGYTSSLAAASLLDLGLRRATDVIGGYRALKAEGVLV, from the coding sequence ATGAGCAGCCGAATCGAACGGGTCCTCGACGACGCTCGCGCCCGGTTGCGCCGGTTGCCGGCTTCGGAGGTGCCCGCCGCATTGGACCGGGGAGCCATCCTGGTCGACATCCGGCCGCAGGCGCAGCGCGCGCACGAGGGCGGTGTTCTGCGGGCGCTGGTGATCGAGCGGAATGTGCTCGAGTGGCGCTGCGATCCGACCAGCAATGCGCGGCTGCCGCAGGCCGTCGACGACGACGTCGAGTGGGTGGTGCTGTGCTCGGAGGGCTACACCTCGAGCCTGGCCGCCGCATCGCTGCTCGACCTCGGCCTGCGCCGGGCGACCGACGTGATCGGCGGGTATCGCGCGCTGAAAGCCGAAGGCGTTCTCGTCTAG
- a CDS encoding alpha/beta hydrolase, translating to MTDTRDDTDPTVEAPPQDKPAKRADKPWWLRHYTFTGTALGLVFIWLSLTPSLLPRGPLFQGLVSGAAGAFGYGLGVFVVWLVRYMRSKDSSPPAPRQAWIALVIVGVVGQILMIIYFRIWQDEVRDLNGVPRLGFWDHPLTAVLSIVTLFVLVEIGQLIGRLVRFLVRQLERFAPPRVSAVVVVVLLIALTVALLNGIVVRFAMSTINSTFAAVNDETDPDFAAPTSPLRSGGPQSLVSWESLGHQGRVFVAAGPTVEELTAFTGRPAVEPIRAYAGLHSADGIKATAALAARELQRTGGLNREVVAVATTTGTGWINEAEASALEYMYNGDTAIVSMQYSFLPSWLSFLVDKENARQAGQALFEAVDALIREMPEPQRPRLVVFGESLGSFGGEAPFLALNNLIARTDGALFSGPTFNNTIWTQLTRDRDPGSPMWLPIFDKGENVRFAARAEDLGRPDEPWGNPRVVYLQHASDPIAWFDPDLLFAEPDWLKEPRGYDVSGRMQWIPVVTFLQVSADMAVAVDVPDGHGHVYVKNVADAWAAILQPPGWTPEKTQRLRPLLSNDENA from the coding sequence GTGACCGACACCCGCGACGACACCGACCCGACAGTCGAAGCGCCGCCGCAGGACAAACCCGCGAAGCGAGCCGACAAGCCGTGGTGGCTGCGCCACTACACGTTCACCGGAACCGCGCTCGGGCTGGTGTTCATCTGGCTCTCGCTGACCCCGTCACTGCTACCGCGCGGCCCGCTGTTCCAGGGGTTGGTCAGCGGTGCCGCCGGCGCTTTCGGCTACGGCCTCGGCGTGTTCGTGGTCTGGCTGGTGCGCTACATGCGGTCGAAGGACAGCAGTCCGCCCGCGCCGCGACAGGCCTGGATCGCGCTCGTGATCGTCGGCGTCGTCGGGCAAATCCTGATGATCATCTACTTCCGCATCTGGCAGGACGAGGTACGCGACCTCAACGGCGTACCGCGACTGGGCTTTTGGGATCATCCGTTAACCGCCGTGCTGTCGATCGTGACGCTGTTCGTGCTCGTCGAGATCGGCCAGCTGATCGGCAGGCTGGTGCGCTTCCTGGTGCGCCAGCTCGAACGCTTTGCGCCGCCGCGGGTCTCGGCCGTAGTGGTGGTGGTGTTGCTGATCGCGCTCACCGTCGCGCTGCTCAACGGCATCGTGGTGCGCTTCGCGATGAGCACGATCAACAGCACGTTCGCCGCGGTCAACGACGAGACCGATCCCGACTTCGCCGCGCCGACATCGCCGTTGCGCTCCGGCGGGCCACAGTCGCTGGTGAGCTGGGAGTCGCTCGGCCACCAGGGCAGGGTGTTCGTTGCCGCGGGCCCGACCGTCGAGGAGTTGACGGCGTTCACCGGGCGCCCTGCCGTCGAGCCGATCCGCGCCTACGCCGGTCTGCATTCCGCCGACGGGATCAAGGCCACCGCCGCGTTGGCCGCCCGGGAATTGCAGCGCACCGGCGGTCTGAACCGCGAAGTGGTCGCGGTGGCGACCACCACCGGCACCGGGTGGATCAACGAGGCGGAAGCCTCGGCGCTGGAATACATGTACAACGGCGACACCGCGATCGTGTCAATGCAGTACTCCTTCCTGCCGAGCTGGTTGTCGTTCCTCGTGGACAAGGAGAACGCGCGGCAGGCCGGACAGGCGCTGTTCGAGGCCGTCGACGCGCTGATCCGCGAGATGCCCGAACCGCAGCGGCCGCGCCTGGTGGTGTTCGGCGAGAGCCTCGGCTCGTTCGGTGGCGAGGCACCGTTCCTCGCGCTCAACAATCTCATCGCGCGCACGGACGGCGCGCTGTTCAGCGGCCCGACGTTCAACAACACGATCTGGACGCAGCTCACCCGCGACCGCGACCCGGGTTCGCCGATGTGGCTGCCGATATTCGACAAGGGTGAGAACGTCCGCTTCGCCGCCCGCGCCGAGGATCTGGGCCGGCCCGACGAACCGTGGGGCAATCCCCGGGTCGTGTATCTGCAGCACGCCTCGGACCCGATCGCCTGGTTCGACCCGGATCTGCTGTTCGCCGAACCTGATTGGCTCAAGGAGCCTCGCGGATACGACGTCTCCGGGCGGATGCAGTGGATCCCGGTGGTGACGTTCCTCCAGGTGTCGGCGGATATGGCGGTCGCCGTTGACGTTCCCGACGGGCACGGCCACGTCTACGTCAAGAACGTGGCCGACGCATGGGCGGCGATCCTGCAGCCCCCCGGCTGGACACCGGAGAAGACGCAGCGTCTCCGCCCGCTGCTGTCCAACGACGAAAACGCCTAG
- a CDS encoding enoyl-CoA hydratase, protein MSYETILVTREDRVATITLNRPKALNALNSQVMHEVTSAAAELDNDPAIGAIILTGNEKAFAAGADIKEMAGLSFADVFGSDFFAAWSRFAATRTPTIAAVAGYALGGGCELAMMCDLLIAADTAKFGQPEIKLGVLPGMGGSQRLTRAIGKAKAMDLILTGRNMDAEEAERAGLVSRVVPADSLLDEANAVAKTIADMSLSASRMAKEAVDRAFETTLTEGLLYERRLFHSAFATEDQTEGMNAFTEKRPPNFRHR, encoded by the coding sequence ATGAGCTACGAAACCATTCTGGTCACCCGTGAGGACCGGGTCGCGACGATCACCCTGAACCGGCCGAAGGCGCTCAACGCCCTCAACAGCCAGGTGATGCACGAAGTGACCTCCGCGGCAGCCGAATTGGACAACGATCCCGCGATCGGCGCGATCATTCTCACCGGAAACGAGAAGGCGTTCGCCGCCGGCGCGGACATCAAGGAGATGGCCGGCCTGTCGTTCGCCGACGTGTTCGGAAGTGACTTCTTCGCCGCGTGGAGCCGCTTCGCCGCCACCCGCACCCCGACGATCGCCGCCGTAGCCGGATACGCTCTCGGCGGCGGCTGCGAGTTGGCGATGATGTGCGACCTGCTGATCGCTGCCGACACCGCGAAATTCGGCCAGCCCGAGATCAAACTCGGTGTGCTGCCCGGCATGGGCGGCTCGCAACGGCTCACCCGCGCCATCGGCAAGGCCAAGGCGATGGACCTGATCCTCACCGGCCGCAACATGGACGCCGAGGAAGCCGAACGCGCCGGCCTGGTGTCGCGCGTGGTGCCGGCCGACAGCCTGCTCGACGAAGCCAACGCGGTCGCCAAGACCATCGCGGACATGTCGCTGTCGGCCTCGCGGATGGCCAAAGAGGCCGTCGACCGCGCGTTCGAGACGACCCTCACCGAGGGACTCCTCTACGAGCGCAGGCTGTTCCATTCGGCATTCGCCACCGAAGACCAGACCGAGGGCATGAACGCGTTCACCGAGAAGCGCCCCCCGAACTTCCGCCATCGTTAG
- a CDS encoding enoyl-CoA hydratase/isomerase family protein, with translation MGENEDVLVTVDRGVGLITLNRPKAINSLNHPMVTAMSRTLADWEHDDAVTAVVVDGAGERGLCAGGDIVALYHSAKADGPEKGREARAFWYDEYLLNAQIGRFGKPYVALMDGIVMGGGVGVSAHGSVRVVTDTTKMAMPEVGIGFVPDVGGTLILSHGPGLLGYHAALTGANFDGADAIAMGFADHFVPHDKLPDFKAKLIDDGIDAALAAFATEPPPSSLAAQRDWIDHCYANDTVGDIVAALRGHGTPAAVDAADLINTRSPICVSVALEALRRAAKLDTLEDVLGQEYRTSCASLRSHDFVEGIRAQVVDKDRNPKWSPASLAAVTTADVEAYFAPADRELEFS, from the coding sequence GTGGGTGAAAACGAGGATGTCCTAGTAACTGTTGACCGCGGCGTCGGCCTGATCACCCTCAACCGGCCCAAGGCCATCAATTCGCTGAACCATCCGATGGTCACCGCGATGTCGCGCACACTCGCCGACTGGGAGCACGACGACGCCGTCACCGCCGTCGTGGTCGACGGGGCCGGCGAACGTGGCCTCTGCGCGGGCGGCGACATCGTCGCGCTGTATCACAGCGCCAAGGCCGACGGCCCCGAAAAAGGGCGCGAAGCGCGGGCGTTCTGGTACGACGAATACCTGCTCAACGCCCAGATCGGCCGGTTCGGCAAGCCGTACGTCGCGCTGATGGACGGCATCGTCATGGGCGGCGGTGTCGGGGTCAGCGCCCACGGCAGCGTGCGCGTCGTCACCGACACCACCAAGATGGCGATGCCCGAAGTCGGCATCGGCTTCGTCCCCGACGTCGGCGGCACGCTGATCCTGTCGCACGGGCCCGGCCTGCTCGGCTACCACGCCGCGCTCACAGGCGCGAACTTCGACGGCGCCGACGCGATCGCGATGGGCTTCGCCGACCATTTCGTCCCCCACGACAAACTCCCCGACTTCAAGGCCAAGCTCATCGATGACGGGATCGACGCAGCGCTGGCCGCGTTCGCCACCGAACCGCCGCCCAGTAGCCTTGCCGCGCAGCGCGACTGGATCGACCACTGCTACGCCAACGACACCGTGGGCGACATCGTCGCCGCCTTGCGGGGACACGGCACGCCCGCCGCCGTCGACGCCGCCGATCTGATCAACACGCGCTCCCCCATCTGTGTGAGCGTCGCACTGGAAGCCCTGCGCCGCGCCGCGAAACTCGACACACTCGAGGACGTGTTGGGCCAGGAATACCGCACCTCGTGCGCCTCGCTGCGCTCCCACGACTTCGTCGAGGGCATCCGCGCCCAGGTCGTCGACAAGGACCGCAACCCGAAATGGTCGCCTGCCTCGTTGGCGGCGGTCACCACCGCCGACGTCGAGGCCTACTTCGCGCCGGCCGATCGCGAATTGGAGTTCTCATGA
- a CDS encoding Bax inhibitor-1/YccA family protein, translated as MRESSNPVFRSLPKSQGGYAQFGTGAAGYGTQAVHADPYVTQYPDQQQAGVARPLTIDDVVTKTGITLALLTAVAVVTYFLATVNPGIAMPLAMVGAIGGLVLVLVATFGRKQDNPGIVLSYAALEGLFLGGISYLFANVISDGGYAMITQAIVGTFGVFFGMLVVYKTGAIRVTPKFTRMIVAGLFGVVALMLVNLVTAMFGLNDGAGLGLRDGGMLAIGFSLLCIGLAAFSFLIDFDAADQMIRAGAPEKAAWGVALGLTVTLVWLYIEILRLLSYFNSD; from the coding sequence GTGCGGGAATCCAGCAACCCCGTATTCCGATCCCTGCCGAAGTCGCAGGGCGGATATGCGCAGTTCGGTACCGGAGCCGCTGGCTACGGTACGCAGGCGGTACACGCCGACCCCTATGTGACGCAGTACCCCGATCAGCAGCAGGCCGGTGTCGCCCGGCCGTTGACCATCGACGACGTCGTCACCAAGACCGGCATCACGCTTGCGCTCCTGACGGCCGTCGCGGTCGTGACTTACTTCCTGGCCACCGTGAACCCCGGCATCGCAATGCCGCTCGCGATGGTGGGTGCGATCGGCGGTCTGGTCCTGGTGCTGGTCGCCACCTTCGGCCGCAAGCAGGACAACCCCGGGATCGTCCTGAGCTACGCCGCGCTCGAAGGTCTGTTCCTCGGCGGCATCTCGTACCTGTTCGCCAACGTCATCTCCGACGGCGGCTACGCGATGATCACGCAGGCGATCGTCGGTACCTTTGGGGTCTTCTTCGGCATGCTGGTCGTCTACAAGACCGGTGCCATTCGGGTGACGCCGAAGTTCACCCGCATGATCGTCGCGGGCCTGTTCGGTGTGGTGGCGTTGATGCTCGTCAACCTAGTGACCGCCATGTTCGGCCTCAATGACGGCGCCGGGCTGGGCCTTCGCGACGGCGGCATGCTTGCGATCGGCTTCTCGCTGCTGTGCATCGGCCTGGCGGCGTTCAGCTTCCTGATCGACTTCGACGCGGCCGATCAGATGATCCGCGCCGGCGCGCCGGAGAAGGCGGCGTGGGGCGTCGCGCTCGGCCTGACCGTCACGCTGGTCTGGCTGTACATCGAGATCCTGCGGCTGCTGTCGTACTTCAACAGCGACTAG